The segment CATAGTGGGTCGGGTGCACGTCTCGGACTTCAAAGCCGGCGCGCTCGCGCGTCAGACCGCCCGGGCCAAGAGCCGAAACACGGCGCTTGTGGGTGATTTCCGACAGCGGGTTGGTCTGGTCCATGAACTGCGACAGCTGCGACGAACCGAAGAACTCGCGAATCGCCGACGAGATCGGCTTCGAGTTGATCAGGTCGTGCGGCATCAGGTTCTCGGTCTCGGCCTGGCCCAGACGCTCCTTGACGGCGCGCTCCACGCGCGACAGGCCGGCACGGAACTGGTTCTCTGCCAGTTCGCCGACGCAACGCACACGACGGTTGCCCAGGTGGTCGATATCATCGACTTCACCCTTGCCGTTACGCAGATTCACCAGGATCTTGATCGTCTCGAGGATGTCCTCGTCCTGCAGCACCATGCTGCCTTCGCCGCTCGGGCGCGACAGACGGCTGTTGACCTTCATGCGGCCAACGCGCGACAGATCGTACGATTCCTCGCTGTAGAACAGGCGCTGGAACAGCGCTTCCACGGCGTCTTCGGTGGGCGGCTCGCCCGGGCGCATCATGCGGTAGATGGCGATACGCGCGGCCGTCTGGTCCGCGGTGTCGTCCGCACGCAGCGTTTGCGAGATGTACGGACCCTGGTCCAGGTCGTTCGTGTACAGCGTCTGGATGTCCTTGACGCCGGCTTCTCGCAGGTTTTCCAGCAGCGTCTCAGTCAGTTCGTCGTTGGCGTTGGCGATCACTTCACCGGTGTCCGGATCAATGATGTTCTTGGCCAGGACGCGACCCAGCAGGTAGTCTTCCGGCACGCTGATCAGCTTGGTGCCGGCGGAGTCCAGATCACGGATGTGCTTGGCGTTGATCCGCTTGTCCTTCTCGACGACCACGCGACCGTTCTTGTCTACGATGTCGAAGCGCGCGACTTCGCCGCGCAGACGCTCGGGCACGAACTCGAGTTGCGCGCCTTCGCTCTGCAGCGTGAAATTGTCGAACACGAAGAAGTGCGCCAGGATCTGTTCCGGCGTCAGGCCGATCGACTTCAGCAGGATCGTCACCGGCATCTTGCGGCGGCGGTCGACGCGGAAGTACAGGATGTCCTTCGGATCGAATTCAAAGTCGAGCCACGAGCCACGGTACGGAATAATCCGTGCCGAGAACAACAGCTTGCCCGAGCTGTGCGTCTTGCCCTTGTCGTGCTCGAAGAACACGCCCGGCGAGCGGTGCAGCTGGCTGACGATGACACGCTCGGTGCCGTTGATGACGAAGGAGCCCGTCGAAGTCATGAGCGGAATTTCGCCCATGTAGACTTCCTGTTCCTTCACTTCCTTCACCTTGCCCGGGTTCTCGCGATCATTGATGATCAGGCGAACCTTTGCGCGCAGCGCCGAGTGGAACGTCAGGCCACGCTGCTGGCATTCCTTGACGTCGAACGGCGGGTTGGACAGGTGATACGAGACAAACTCCATACGGGCAAGCCCGTTATGGGAGGAGATGGGGAAAATCGCGTTGAAAGCGGCCTGCAGACCCTCGCTCTTGCGACGCGCGGGCGGCGTTTCCGCTTGCAAAAACTGGGTGTAGGATTCAATCTGTGTGGCAAGCAGGAATGGAACCTGATGAACCGTCGCACGCTTCGCAAAGGATTTGCGAATGCGCTTCTTTTCGGTGAAGCTGTACGCCATGGGATCTCCGAATCATCGCAGGGCTGGCTGGACCTGGCCAACACCTGAGGTGTTCAGCGACTGGGAGGGGATTTGGCGGTTGGCCGCTACCAACCTCTGGCTGACGGTGCCCGCACGCTGCGGGCGGTGTGGTCATTGCACGGCGCAATGCCTGTACTCGCCCGGGGGACACCCGACCAAACTTGTCTTCTGCAGTCGGTTCAGAAGACAAACATCAGCAACCACCTAGTGTGCCACTGATGTTTGGCTTCTGCTGAGGCAGCGAACGATTGTCGCGTGCCAAGCATATCTTGCCGCACATTTCCGCGTATTTCGCGCGTCTTTGCGCCGCCCGGGTGAATCATCCAACACACCCCACAGAAGCGCAAAAAGGCTGGCGCCGGGAATTTCCCTTTGCCAGCCCCATCCGCGTGCCCGGGGGCACGCGTGGTACCACTTACTTGACGTCGACCTTGGCGCCAGCGTCTTCCAGCTTTTTCTTCGCGTCGTCGGCGGTAGCCTTGTCCACGCCTTCCTTGACGGGCTTCGGTGCGCCATCGACCAGGTCCTTGGCTTCCTTCAGACCCAGACCGGTGATTTCGCGCACGGCCTTGATCACGCCAACCTTGTTCGAGCCGACTTCGGCCAGAATCACGTTGAACTCGGTCTTTTCTTCAGCAGCGGCAGCACCGCCAGCGCCCGGGGCAGCAGCCACAGCCATGGCAGCAGCCGACACGCCAAACTTCTCTTCGAACGCCTTGACCAGGTCGTTCAGTTCCATCACGGACATCGCGCCAACGGCTTCCAGGATGTCGTCTTTAGTGATTGCCATTTGGATTACTCCTACTAGATTTGATTCGGGATCGGTAATGCGATCTGTCTATGCGACGGCTCAGGCGGCCGGGGCTTCCGCTTCCGCGGGAGCGCCTTCTGCCTTCTTGGCGGCAACTGCAGCCAGCAGGCGGGCAAAGCCCGACACCGGCGCTTGCATCACGCCAAGCAGCTGAGCGATCAGTTCGTCACGGCTCGGGATCGAAGCCAGGGCCTTGACGGCGCCAGCATCGAGAACGTTACCGTTGTACGACCCTGCGCGCAGGACCAGCTTGTCGTTGGTCTTGGCAAAGTCGTTCAGAACCTTGGCCGACGACACTGCATCTTCGGAAATACCGTAGATCAGCGGACCGGTCATTTGCTCTGCGAGGCCTGCAAACGGCGTACCTTCGACAGCACGGCGGGCCAGCGTGTTCTTCAGAACACGCAGGTACACGCCTTGCGTACGAGCGGTAGCACGCAGCTTGGTCAGATCGCCAACCGTGATGCCGCGATATTCGGCCACGACGATGGTCTGAGCCTTGGCGACTTGCGCCGAAACCTCAGCTACGACGGCCTTCTTATCTTCAATATTGAGTGGCACGGTTAAGCTCCAAAACGATGCGAATACACCAGGTGAACCTGATACAGACACATCAGTCCAAACGAACGGCGTCCGATTGGCCCGAATCGGCCGGGTCATGCCCAGCTTCATCAATCCCTTCGGGTGCGCCATCTGCGCTGGCGGGCCGGCTCACATCGGGGCGTGCCCCGCAAGTGCCGACCGATTAAGTCCACGCTGCCGAAATGCTGCAGTGTGAACACCAGCGGTCTTTGATAACCAGCAGCACCTGCCGCGCATTCCGCGCAACGGGCGCCACTGCCCAAAGCCATGCTCCTTTGCCCCTCGGCTCGGGAGACGATCCCGGCGATGCCGAGATCTTCAATTCCTGCCCTGACCGGTGTTATCGGGTTCCGGTCAAGTGATTGCCGTCAGCTCAGGCCGACAGCGAAGTCTGTTCGACGCGAACGCCAACGCCCATCGTGGACGACACAGCGATCTTGCGCAGGTAGACACCCTTGCTCGTAGCCGGCTTAGCCTTGACCAGTGCGTCCAGCAGGGCGCTCAGGTTGCTCTTCAGCGCGGTGTCTTCGAACGAGCGACGACCGATGGTGGCGTGGATGATACCGGCCTTATCGACACGGAACTGAACCTGACCAGCCTTGGCGTTCTTCACAGCCTGGGCTACGTCCGGCGTCACGGTGCCAACCTTCGGGTTCGGCATCAGGCCACGCGGGCCGAGGATCTGACCCAGCGTACCAACGATACGCATCGTGTCCGGCGAAGCGATCACGATGTCGAAGTCCAGGTTACCGGCCTTGACTTGCTCGGCCAGGTCTTCCATGCCGACCACGTCAGCACCGGCGGCCTTGGCGGCTTCAGCCTTTTCACCCTGGGCGAACACGGCAACGCGAACCGACTTACCGGTACCAGCCGGCAGCACCACGGAACCACGCACGACCTGGTCCGACTTCTTGGCGTCGATGCCCAGTTGCACGGCCACGTCGATCGACTCGTCGAACTTTGCCGAAGCGCAGCTCTTGACCAGGCTCAGGGCCTCGTCGATCGGGTAGAACTTGGTACGCTCGATCTTCGCCTTGTTGGCGGCGACGCGCTTGGAAACCTTAGCCATTTACAGACCCTCCACGGTGATGCCCATCGAACGGGCCGAACCAGCGATCGTACGCACGGCGGCGTCGAGGTCAGCAGCGGTGAGGTCAGCGTTCTTGGCCTTGGCGATTTCTTCAGCCTGGGCGCGGGTGATCTTGCCAACCTTGTCGGTATGGGGCTTCGGCGAACCCTTGGTGATGCCTGCTGCCTTCTTGATCAGCACGGTCGCCGGCGGCGACTTCATCACGAAGGTGAAGCTCTTGTCAGCGAAGGCGGTAATCACCACCGGCACCGGCAGACCAGGCTCCATGCCCTGAGTCTGCGCGTTGAACGCCTTGCAGAACTCCATGATGTTCAGACCACGCTGACCCAGTGCGGGACCAACGGGCGGGGAGGGATTTGCCTTACCAGCCGGGATTTGCAGCTTGATAAAGCCAATAATCTTCTTGGCCATCTTTACTCCAATCCGGATCCGTTCCTTTGGAATCAGATCCTGTTGAGTCGTAACGCGCTATCGCCATGCCAATCGGCACAACCTCACGCTCCTCTTGGGCACACCTTGCGGGCACCCTATCCTGGCTGCTGCCTGTCTTACGACGCCAGCAGCCAAAAATGCTTAAACCTTCTCGACCTGACCGAACTCGAGTTCGACCGGCGTTGCGCGTCCGAAGATCGTGACCGTCACGCGCAGGCGCGACTTTTCGTAGTTCACTTCCTCGACGTTGCCGTTGAAGTCGGTGAACGGGCCGTCCTTGACTCGCACCATTTCGCCCACTTCAAACAGCGTCTTGGGACGCGGCTTCTCGACCCCTTCCTGCATCTGGGTCATGATCTTGTCGACTTCCCGCTGGGAAATCGGGCTCGGGCGATTACGCGCACCGCCCACGAAGCCAGTCACCTTGCTGGTGTTCTTCACCAGGTGCCAGGTCTCGTCGGTCATTTCCATTTCCACCAGCACATAGCCAGGGAAGAAACGACGCTCGGTCACAGATTTGTGGCCGCCCTTGATCTCGACGACTTCTTCCGAAGGCACCAGGATGCGGCCAAACTTGTCCTGCATCTCGGCGCGCTCGATGCGCTCCTGCAGCGCGCGCTGCACACTCTTCTCCATACCGGAGTAGGCATGCACCACATACCAGCGCTTCTTCGACGAAGGCGATTCCGCGGCCGTGGTTTCCTGCTGAGCGTTATCCGTCATGTGCTACCTCTTATTTCCAGCCCAGCACGAGGGAGAAAATCACCCACTCGATGAGCTTGTCAGCCGACCACAGGAACAGCGCCATGATGACGACGAAGACGAACACAAGGCCGGTCATCTGACCGGCTTCCTTGCGCGTCGGCCAGACGACCTTGCGAACTTCCCGATACGATTCACGAGCGAATCCCACGAAGTCCTTGCCCGGCGCCGACAGCAGCGCGACAACCACGCCAGCTGCGATACCGGCGAAGAGCGCGGCACCTCGTACATACGAGGGCTGCTGCGCGAGCGCGTAGAAGCCGATGACCCCGGCAACCACCAGGAGCACC is part of the Cupriavidus metallidurans CH34 genome and harbors:
- the rplL gene encoding 50S ribosomal protein L7/L12: MAITKDDILEAVGAMSVMELNDLVKAFEEKFGVSAAAMAVAAAPGAGGAAAAEEKTEFNVILAEVGSNKVGVIKAVREITGLGLKEAKDLVDGAPKPVKEGVDKATADDAKKKLEDAGAKVDVK
- the rplJ gene encoding 50S ribosomal protein L10 encodes the protein MPLNIEDKKAVVAEVSAQVAKAQTIVVAEYRGITVGDLTKLRATARTQGVYLRVLKNTLARRAVEGTPFAGLAEQMTGPLIYGISEDAVSSAKVLNDFAKTNDKLVLRAGSYNGNVLDAGAVKALASIPSRDELIAQLLGVMQAPVSGFARLLAAVAAKKAEGAPAEAEAPAA
- the rplA gene encoding 50S ribosomal protein L1, with amino-acid sequence MAKVSKRVAANKAKIERTKFYPIDEALSLVKSCASAKFDESIDVAVQLGIDAKKSDQVVRGSVVLPAGTGKSVRVAVFAQGEKAEAAKAAGADVVGMEDLAEQVKAGNLDFDIVIASPDTMRIVGTLGQILGPRGLMPNPKVGTVTPDVAQAVKNAKAGQVQFRVDKAGIIHATIGRRSFEDTALKSNLSALLDALVKAKPATSKGVYLRKIAVSSTMGVGVRVEQTSLSA
- the rplK gene encoding 50S ribosomal protein L11; translation: MAKKIIGFIKLQIPAGKANPSPPVGPALGQRGLNIMEFCKAFNAQTQGMEPGLPVPVVITAFADKSFTFVMKSPPATVLIKKAAGITKGSPKPHTDKVGKITRAQAEEIAKAKNADLTAADLDAAVRTIAGSARSMGITVEGL
- the nusG gene encoding transcription termination/antitermination protein NusG, with the protein product MTDNAQQETTAAESPSSKKRWYVVHAYSGMEKSVQRALQERIERAEMQDKFGRILVPSEEVVEIKGGHKSVTERRFFPGYVLVEMEMTDETWHLVKNTSKVTGFVGGARNRPSPISQREVDKIMTQMQEGVEKPRPKTLFEVGEMVRVKDGPFTDFNGNVEEVNYEKSRLRVTVTIFGRATPVELEFGQVEKV
- the secE gene encoding preprotein translocase subunit SecE, whose protein sequence is MANPNVETVGASSGKWLLGVAVLLVVAGVIGFYALAQQPSYVRGAALFAGIAAGVVVALLSAPGKDFVGFARESYREVRKVVWPTRKEAGQMTGLVFVFVVIMALFLWSADKLIEWVIFSLVLGWK